One window from the genome of Pseudomonas sp. L5B5 encodes:
- a CDS encoding EAL domain-containing protein produces MPAARETTRTWFYRPWLLATLAVALSAAVLILGSAAVAMYEVQQRESEQMNAQGRRFLERLEQLFRQLREGLDTLEAQPLRECSADMVAVLQQVSFNYRFIYEAAYMDADQACSNWPRQNLAPSSRPADILGPTYSYWLNTSTQPNENLAALMLGRGNFRVATSRGHLTDVVDLPPGGSLMVVVDQGRRAIPVLGPARPWPPTQPWQNDPGRPLQVTRELLVYRMPTQNPEYQLVLMTPRASLQAEMLEGWWWLLPASLLLALFIGALVYQLVRQRQSLGAELQGALRRGELQVLYQPIFELSSRACVGAEALLRWRRPDGTLTSPDLFIPLAENTGQIRQITDFVLQRLLEQLGHVLRANPQLYISVNLAACDVMVPRIGRVMARLLALHRVAARQIAFEVTERGLIDVVVARNNLQALRDVGHQVLIDDFGTGYCSLAYLQSLPVDCLKIDKAFIDALGHDAASSGVAPHIIRMAHALKLKVIAEGIECEDQAVLLSSEGVSFGQGWLFAQALSAVQFTELLTRGRRLVVRRLDDEA; encoded by the coding sequence ATGCCGGCCGCTCGCGAGACCACGCGCACCTGGTTCTATCGCCCCTGGCTGCTGGCGACGCTGGCGGTTGCCCTGAGCGCGGCAGTGCTGATTCTAGGCAGTGCCGCTGTGGCCATGTACGAAGTCCAGCAGCGCGAAAGCGAGCAGATGAATGCCCAGGGCCGGCGTTTCCTGGAGCGCCTGGAGCAACTCTTCAGGCAACTGCGCGAAGGCCTGGATACCCTGGAGGCCCAGCCACTGCGAGAGTGCAGCGCGGACATGGTCGCCGTGCTGCAGCAGGTCAGCTTCAACTACCGCTTCATCTATGAGGCGGCCTACATGGATGCCGACCAGGCCTGCTCCAACTGGCCCCGGCAGAACCTTGCGCCCTCCTCCAGGCCGGCGGACATCCTTGGGCCGACCTACAGCTACTGGCTGAACACCTCGACCCAACCCAACGAGAACCTGGCGGCGCTGATGCTGGGCCGGGGCAATTTCCGGGTCGCCACGTCCCGCGGGCACCTGACCGACGTGGTCGACCTGCCCCCCGGTGGCAGCCTGATGGTGGTGGTCGACCAGGGGCGCAGGGCCATTCCGGTGCTGGGCCCGGCCCGCCCCTGGCCGCCGACGCAACCCTGGCAGAACGACCCTGGCCGACCGTTGCAGGTGACCCGCGAGCTGCTGGTCTATCGCATGCCGACCCAGAATCCCGAGTACCAGCTGGTGCTGATGACTCCTCGTGCCAGCTTGCAGGCTGAGATGCTCGAAGGCTGGTGGTGGCTGCTGCCAGCCAGCCTGCTGCTGGCGTTGTTCATCGGTGCCCTGGTGTACCAGCTGGTACGCCAACGCCAGTCCCTGGGGGCCGAGCTGCAAGGGGCCTTGCGCCGAGGCGAGCTGCAGGTGTTGTACCAGCCGATCTTCGAGCTGAGCAGCCGGGCCTGCGTTGGGGCCGAAGCGTTGCTGCGCTGGCGCCGCCCGGATGGCACCCTGACCAGCCCGGACCTGTTCATTCCGCTGGCGGAAAACACCGGGCAAATCCGCCAGATCACCGATTTCGTCCTGCAACGCCTGCTGGAGCAACTGGGGCATGTGCTGCGGGCCAATCCGCAGCTGTATATCTCGGTCAACCTGGCCGCCTGCGACGTCATGGTGCCACGCATCGGCCGAGTCATGGCCCGGCTCCTGGCGCTGCATCGGGTCGCGGCGCGACAGATCGCCTTCGAGGTGACCGAGCGTGGCTTGATCGATGTGGTGGTGGCGCGCAACAACCTGCAGGCCCTGCGGGATGTCGGGCATCAAGTGCTGATCGACGACTTCGGCACGGGTTACTGCAGCCTGGCCTATCTGCAGAGCCTGCCGGTGGACTGCCTGAAGATCGACAAGGCGTTCATCGACGCCCTGGGGCACGACGCGGCCAGCAGCGGTGTGGCGCCGCACATCATCCGCATGGCCCACGCCCTGAAGCTCAAGGTGATCGCCGAGGGTATCGAATGCGAGGACCAGGCCGTGCTGCTGAGCAGCGAAGGCGTGAGCTTTGGCCAGGGCTGGCTGTTCGCCCAGGCCCTGAGCGCGGTGCAGTTCACCGAGTTGCTCACCCGAGGTCGGCGCCTGGTGGTCCGGCGTCTGGACGATGAAGCCTAG
- a CDS encoding N-acetylmuramoyl-L-alanine amidase: MKFLVLAVSFLLMLAGCSSGPRIDTSHPSVNYDQRAQFIIVHYTSASLERSLALLTHGQVSSHYLIGDDKSATIYKLVDEQYRAWHAGDSQWQGRTWLNSSSIGIEIVNPGFRDGPGGRLWYPYSEAQIQNLIVLLKDISKRNNISPRHIIGHSDIAPMRKLDPGPLFPWKRLAEAGLGLWPNAQAVARQQAFYAASLPSISWFQQQLARLGYATPQTGELDVATRNVLAAFQMHYRPGRFDGTPDAESAAILQVLNQTK, from the coding sequence ATGAAATTCCTCGTTCTTGCCGTCTCCTTCCTGCTGATGCTTGCCGGCTGCTCCAGCGGCCCGCGCATCGATACCAGCCACCCTTCGGTCAACTATGACCAGCGTGCGCAGTTCATCATTGTCCACTACACCTCGGCCTCCCTGGAGCGCTCGCTGGCCTTGCTGACCCATGGTCAGGTCAGCAGCCACTACCTGATCGGCGACGACAAGTCCGCCACGATCTACAAGTTGGTGGACGAGCAGTACCGCGCCTGGCACGCCGGCGACAGCCAGTGGCAGGGCCGGACGTGGCTCAACTCCAGCTCCATTGGCATCGAGATCGTCAATCCGGGCTTTCGCGATGGCCCTGGCGGACGCCTGTGGTATCCCTACAGCGAGGCGCAGATCCAGAACCTGATCGTGCTGCTCAAGGACATCAGCAAGCGCAACAACATCTCCCCGCGCCACATCATCGGCCACAGCGACATTGCGCCCATGCGCAAGCTCGACCCGGGCCCGTTGTTCCCCTGGAAGCGCCTGGCCGAGGCAGGCCTGGGCCTGTGGCCCAATGCCCAGGCCGTGGCGCGCCAGCAAGCGTTCTATGCGGCAAGCCTGCCGAGCATCAGCTGGTTCCAGCAGCAGCTGGCGCGCCTGGGTTACGCCACCCCGCAGACCGGCGAACTGGACGTGGCGACCCGCAATGTCCTGGCGGCCTTTCAGATGCACTACCGGCCGGGACGTTTCGACGGCACGCCGGACGCCGAGAGCGCGGCGATCCTGCAGGTGCTCAACCAGACAAAATAA
- a CDS encoding diguanylate cyclase, protein MSDDAQRWKEKYLKSIEQQDKLERRWAARLDLLRRGLVRSTLAAEGTDRAVDQCMKEMREVVRADDMDAGLAALLPRLEKAVLDSEQRRETRIDQMSSALTALVTQLQALPLPREVSRPLKVFAKQLDGRVSQAREIPLLLGELSTLQGKALNQLDSPVEPERPSLLQRLFGARDAGDATPVPQPAPVPEAPTPASDSQSRPEEAAHDTLHEHGQAPARIAPAALASPQGPVVSPAVQEAADILPEPSFEPVATQPKPTLEPEPEPEPEAEPVAASVVAFVPPVLPREEAPALEVEPEPLVQVPEPVAVQAIPASPAPEAMPEPAAMPQVAEPGAGNPDELLPIPAAALLDSLPLPAVMAEALAAIDPEQPEHDVLYALPDSPEPSYSSVAKHIEHTLLGLLDDLSLPERHRPQAEAMRDRLQHGLNWYELLPILDDLAVLMLAITDSGQHEFEDYLKHLNERLEAFQNNLQAASDGHADISSAARAMDSQIREQVDGLQSSVQEAADLDDLKQVLESHLEGLLGTMDQHQKQRDEREKDMAVRLQSLATRVSSMEQEAQGYREHLEEQRQKALVDPLTGLPNRAAWSERLEHEVGQWQRHGNSLLLAMLDLDHFKRINDNYGHLAGDKVLKIIANVLRKRLRGTDFIARFGGEEFVLLMPDTPWPVGARLVEALRAAIEACPFHFKGEPVTVTVSIGLSAFKAGDRSDLVIKRADQALYRAKDAGRNRVEAG, encoded by the coding sequence ATGAGCGACGACGCCCAGCGCTGGAAAGAGAAGTACCTCAAGAGCATCGAACAGCAGGACAAGCTAGAGCGCCGCTGGGCTGCCCGGCTTGACCTGCTGCGCCGCGGCCTGGTGCGCAGCACCCTGGCGGCGGAAGGGACGGATCGTGCAGTCGACCAATGCATGAAGGAAATGCGCGAGGTCGTGCGGGCCGACGATATGGACGCCGGGCTGGCTGCCCTGTTGCCCCGACTGGAAAAGGCCGTGCTGGATTCCGAGCAGCGCCGGGAAACCCGCATCGACCAGATGAGCAGCGCCCTGACGGCGCTGGTCACCCAATTGCAGGCCTTGCCCCTGCCGCGCGAGGTCAGCCGTCCGCTCAAGGTCTTCGCCAAGCAGCTGGATGGCCGGGTCAGCCAGGCGCGGGAGATCCCGCTACTGCTGGGCGAGTTGAGCACCCTGCAAGGCAAGGCCCTGAACCAGTTGGACAGCCCGGTCGAGCCGGAGCGTCCGAGCCTGTTGCAGCGCTTGTTCGGAGCGCGCGATGCCGGCGATGCGACGCCCGTACCCCAGCCCGCACCTGTGCCAGAGGCACCGACACCCGCGTCGGACAGCCAGTCCCGGCCCGAAGAGGCTGCCCACGATACGCTGCACGAGCATGGCCAGGCGCCGGCACGCATAGCACCCGCAGCTCTTGCCAGCCCCCAGGGGCCCGTCGTCTCGCCAGCGGTACAGGAGGCGGCGGATATCCTGCCAGAGCCGTCCTTCGAGCCTGTCGCCACCCAGCCCAAGCCCACGCTTGAACCTGAGCCTGAGCCTGAGCCCGAAGCCGAACCGGTCGCGGCGTCGGTGGTCGCCTTCGTACCGCCGGTCCTGCCCCGGGAGGAAGCCCCCGCCCTTGAGGTCGAGCCTGAGCCCCTGGTCCAGGTTCCGGAACCCGTAGCGGTTCAAGCCATACCTGCATCCCCGGCACCCGAGGCAATGCCTGAGCCGGCAGCCATGCCCCAGGTTGCCGAACCTGGTGCCGGCAACCCCGACGAACTGCTGCCGATTCCCGCCGCCGCACTGCTCGACAGCCTGCCTTTGCCGGCCGTCATGGCCGAGGCCCTGGCGGCCATCGATCCGGAGCAGCCGGAACACGATGTGCTGTATGCATTGCCCGACTCTCCCGAGCCCTCCTATAGCTCGGTGGCCAAGCACATCGAGCACACGCTGCTGGGGCTGCTCGACGACCTGAGCCTGCCGGAGCGGCACCGCCCCCAGGCCGAGGCGATGCGCGACCGTCTGCAACATGGGCTTAACTGGTACGAATTGCTGCCGATCCTCGACGATCTTGCAGTCTTGATGCTGGCCATCACCGATTCCGGCCAGCATGAGTTCGAGGATTACCTCAAGCATCTCAACGAACGCCTCGAAGCCTTCCAGAACAACCTGCAGGCCGCCAGCGACGGCCATGCCGACATCAGTTCGGCGGCACGGGCGATGGACTCGCAGATTCGTGAACAGGTCGATGGCCTGCAAAGCAGCGTCCAGGAAGCGGCGGACCTGGATGATCTCAAGCAGGTGCTGGAAAGCCATCTCGAAGGCTTGCTGGGGACCATGGACCAGCACCAGAAGCAGCGGGACGAGCGCGAGAAAGACATGGCCGTCCGTCTGCAGAGCCTGGCGACACGGGTATCAAGCATGGAACAGGAGGCCCAGGGTTATCGCGAGCACCTGGAGGAACAGCGACAGAAGGCCCTGGTCGACCCGCTCACCGGCCTGCCCAACCGTGCGGCCTGGAGCGAACGCCTGGAGCACGAGGTCGGCCAGTGGCAGCGTCATGGCAACAGCCTGCTGCTGGCGATGCTGGACCTCGATCACTTCAAGCGGATCAACGACAACTATGGGCACCTGGCGGGCGACAAGGTGCTCAAGATCATCGCCAACGTGCTGCGCAAGCGCCTGCGGGGAACTGATTTCATCGCTCGCTTCGGTGGCGAGGAGTTTGTCCTGCTGATGCCCGATACCCCGTGGCCGGTAGGGGCGCGTCTGGTGGAAGCCCTGCGTGCGGCGATCGAGGCCTGCCCGTTCCACTTCAAGGGCGAACCGGTAACCGTCACGGTGTCGATCGGCCTCAGCGCCTTCAAGGCCGGAGATCGCAGCGATCTGGTGATCAAGCGAGCCGATCAGGCGCTGTACCGCGCCAAGGATGCCGGGCGCAACCGGGTCGAGGCCGGTTGA
- a CDS encoding endonuclease/exonuclease/phosphatase family protein, with protein MLRWGSERIVGLHDPQVNEHHLASSGLPADSRLRLLSFNIQVGISTERYRHYLTRGWQHLLPHTGRADNLQKIGSLLGDFDLVALQEADGGSLRSGYVNQVEHLAQLGAFPYWYQQLNRNLGRLAQHSNGVLSRLRPWAIEDHPLPGPKGRGAILLRFGEGPDALVVVMMHLALGARARTRQLAYIRELIGGYKHQVLMGDMNTHASDLLEHSPLRDLSLLAPQLQATFPSWRPQRCLDHILLSPSLTLERVEVLAQPISDHLPVAVEIRLPGSLTADALPALSPAPRGTDE; from the coding sequence ATGCTGCGCTGGGGCTCGGAACGCATCGTTGGCCTGCATGATCCGCAGGTCAACGAACATCATTTAGCGTCGTCCGGCCTGCCGGCTGACAGCCGTCTGCGCTTGCTCAGTTTCAACATCCAGGTCGGTATCAGCACCGAGCGTTATCGTCACTACCTGACTCGTGGCTGGCAGCACCTGCTGCCCCACACGGGGCGGGCGGACAACCTGCAGAAGATCGGTAGCCTGCTGGGAGACTTCGACCTGGTGGCCCTGCAGGAGGCCGATGGCGGCAGCCTGCGCTCGGGCTATGTCAATCAAGTGGAACACCTGGCCCAGCTGGGTGCCTTTCCCTACTGGTACCAGCAACTCAACCGCAACCTTGGGCGCCTGGCTCAGCACAGCAATGGCGTGCTCAGTCGCTTGCGCCCCTGGGCCATTGAAGATCATCCGTTGCCAGGTCCGAAAGGGCGTGGCGCGATCCTGCTGCGGTTCGGCGAAGGCCCGGATGCGCTGGTGGTGGTGATGATGCACCTGGCGCTCGGTGCCCGGGCGCGAACCCGGCAACTGGCGTACATTCGCGAGTTGATTGGCGGTTACAAGCACCAGGTCCTGATGGGCGACATGAACACCCATGCCAGCGACCTGCTGGAGCATTCTCCCTTGCGTGACCTCAGCCTGCTGGCGCCGCAACTGCAGGCGACCTTCCCCAGCTGGCGTCCGCAACGCTGCCTGGACCACATCCTGCTCAGCCCCAGCCTGACCCTGGAGCGTGTCGAGGTCCTGGCTCAACCCATATCCGATCACCTGCCGGTCGCGGTAGAGATTCGTCTGCCGGGTTCGCTCACGGCCGATGCATTGCCCGCGTTGAGTCCTGCCCCTCGCGGAACCGATGAATGA
- a CDS encoding thiol:disulfide interchange protein DsbA/DsbL: MRNLILSAALVTASLFGATAQAAEPLEAGKQYVELSSAVPVAVPGKIEVVELFWYGCPHCYAFEPTINPWAEKLPADVNFVRIPAMFGGIWNVHGQLFITLEAMGVEHKVHKAVFEAIHSGKKLATPEEMAEFLVGEGVDKDKFLSTYNSFAVKGKVEDAKKKAQAYQITGVPTMVVNGKYRFDLGTSGGPEGALNVADQLIAKERAAK, translated from the coding sequence ATGCGTAATCTGATTCTCAGCGCCGCTCTCGTTACCGCCAGCCTGTTTGGCGCGACCGCTCAAGCCGCCGAGCCGCTTGAGGCCGGCAAACAGTATGTGGAGTTGAGCAGCGCCGTTCCGGTTGCGGTGCCTGGCAAGATCGAAGTAGTGGAGCTGTTCTGGTACGGCTGCCCGCATTGCTATGCCTTCGAGCCCACCATCAATCCATGGGCCGAGAAGCTCCCGGCCGACGTCAACTTCGTTCGTATCCCTGCCATGTTCGGCGGTATCTGGAATGTTCACGGCCAGCTGTTCATCACCCTGGAAGCCATGGGTGTCGAGCACAAGGTGCACAAGGCCGTTTTCGAAGCCATCCACAGCGGCAAGAAGCTCGCCACACCTGAAGAAATGGCCGAGTTCCTGGTTGGCGAAGGCGTCGACAAGGACAAGTTCCTGAGCACCTACAATTCCTTCGCCGTGAAGGGCAAGGTCGAGGATGCCAAGAAGAAGGCCCAGGCCTACCAGATCACCGGCGTACCGACCATGGTGGTCAATGGCAAATACCGCTTCGACCTGGGCACTTCTGGTGGTCCTGAGGGCGCACTGAATGTCGCCGATCAGCTGATCGCCAAAGAGCGCGCAGCCAAGTAA
- a CDS encoding c-type cytochrome: MNKLLVSLLLTLGITGVAHAAGDAAAGQAKAAVCGACHGPDGNSMAPNFPKLAGQGEKYLDKQLHDIKSGKRQVLEMTGLLTNLSDQDLADIAAYFASQKGSVGAADPKVVARGEELFRGGKLDQGMPACTGCHSPNGAGNAAAGFPHLSGQHAQYVAKQLTDFREGARTNDGDTMVMRSIAGKLSNKDIEAVSSYIQGLH, translated from the coding sequence ATGAACAAATTACTCGTGAGTCTGCTGTTGACCCTGGGCATCACTGGTGTTGCCCATGCCGCAGGCGACGCTGCTGCCGGTCAGGCGAAAGCCGCAGTCTGTGGCGCTTGCCACGGCCCTGATGGGAACAGCATGGCGCCAAACTTTCCCAAGCTGGCGGGTCAGGGGGAAAAGTACCTGGACAAGCAGTTGCACGATATCAAGTCCGGCAAGCGTCAAGTGCTGGAAATGACCGGCTTGCTGACCAACCTGAGTGATCAGGACCTGGCCGACATCGCGGCCTATTTCGCCAGCCAGAAAGGCAGTGTCGGTGCCGCCGATCCCAAGGTCGTGGCCCGTGGCGAAGAGCTGTTCCGCGGCGGCAAGCTGGACCAGGGCATGCCAGCCTGCACCGGTTGCCACTCGCCGAACGGTGCGGGTAACGCTGCAGCCGGCTTCCCTCACCTGAGTGGCCAGCACGCTCAGTACGTGGCCAAGCAGCTGACCGATTTCCGCGAAGGTGCCCGTACCAACGACGGCGACACCATGGTCATGCGCAGCATCGCCGGCAAACTGAGCAACAAGGATATCGAAGCGGTATCCAGCTATATTCAGGGCCTGCACTGA
- a CDS encoding c-type cytochrome: MTKWLLAAGVLMPLYSAQATQDPEAVYNRVCGACHSGQLPTAPRKGDQEAWAPRLAQGMETLVQHVTQGFKAMPPRGLCMDCSAEDYRVIIHWMSE; the protein is encoded by the coding sequence ATGACGAAATGGCTGCTAGCTGCCGGCGTCCTGATGCCGCTTTACAGCGCTCAGGCTACACAGGATCCGGAAGCTGTGTACAACCGTGTTTGTGGGGCTTGTCATTCCGGCCAACTACCCACGGCGCCCCGCAAGGGCGACCAGGAAGCTTGGGCGCCGAGGTTGGCGCAAGGTATGGAGACGCTGGTGCAACACGTGACCCAGGGTTTCAAGGCGATGCCGCCGCGTGGTTTGTGCATGGACTGCAGTGCCGAGGATTACCGAGTCATCATCCACTGGATGAGCGAGTGA
- the yihA gene encoding ribosome biogenesis GTP-binding protein YihA/YsxC, translated as MQLKNPILGLCQQATFMLSAAKVDQCPDDAGFEVAFAGRSNAGKSSALNTLTHASLARTSKTPGRTQLLNFFKLDDDRRLVDLPGYGYAKVPIPLKQHWQRHLEAYLGSRESLKGLILMMDIRHPMTDFDTLMLDWAVASGMPMHILLTKADKLTYGAAKNSLLKVQSQIRKGWGEAITIQLFSAPKRMGLEEAYTVLAGWLELADKGAEIEA; from the coding sequence ATGCAACTGAAGAACCCCATCCTCGGCCTGTGCCAACAGGCCACTTTCATGCTCAGCGCCGCCAAGGTCGATCAATGCCCGGACGACGCCGGCTTCGAAGTAGCCTTTGCCGGGCGCTCCAACGCCGGTAAATCCAGCGCCCTGAACACCCTGACCCACGCCAGCCTGGCACGCACCTCGAAGACCCCGGGTCGCACGCAGTTGCTGAACTTCTTCAAGCTAGACGACGATCGCCGTCTGGTCGACCTGCCAGGCTACGGCTACGCCAAGGTGCCGATTCCGCTGAAGCAGCACTGGCAGCGTCACCTGGAGGCCTACCTGGGCAGCCGCGAGAGCCTCAAGGGCCTGATCCTGATGATGGATATCCGTCATCCGATGACCGACTTCGACACCTTGATGCTGGACTGGGCCGTCGCCAGCGGCATGCCCATGCACATCCTGCTGACCAAGGCCGACAAGCTGACCTACGGCGCGGCCAAGAACAGCCTGCTCAAGGTCCAGTCGCAGATCCGCAAGGGCTGGGGCGAAGCCATCACTATCCAGCTGTTCTCCGCACCCAAGCGCATGGGTCTGGAAGAGGCCTACACCGTGCTGGCGGGCTGGCTGGAACTGGCCGACAAAGGTGCCGAGATCGAGGCTTGA
- the polA gene encoding DNA polymerase I, with product MSQAPLVLVDGSSYLYRAFHALPPLTTSRGMPTGAVKGVLNMLKSLRKQYPHSPFAVVFDAKGGTFRDEMYAEYKANRPSMPDDMRVQIEPLHASVIALGFPLLCVEGVEADDVIGTLARSSSAAARPVVISTGDKDMAQLVDGHITLVNTMSGSSMDVEGVKEKFGVAPEQIIDYLALMGDSSDNIPGVPGIGPKTASGLLVGVNGGLKELYEQLDIVPTLPIRGAKTLPAKLEEHKEMAFLSYQLATIKIDVPLDVGLDDLHLREPDREKLMELYSLMEFKSWIDELGRDAKRVELDTAATALTLESPAQAEQAPLELQYETILDQGRFDAWLDKLKGAKLIAFDTETTGIDAQQAQLVGLSFSVKAGEAAYVPLTHSYMGAPEQLDRDTVLLALKPLLEDPKLLKVGQHAKFDMNILANCAIGGDQANGITMRGVAFDTMLESYVLNSTATRHDMDSLAQKYLDHSTVSFQDIAGKGAKQLTFDQIPLEQAGPYAAEDADVTLRLHQALFEKLTAIPSLASVLTDIEMPLVPVLARIERQGALVDDKLLGVQSIELGDKMVALEREAFEIAGEEFNLGSPKQLGSILYDKLGLPVLKKTAKGQPSTAEEVLAKLAEDDYPLPRVLMQYRSMSKLKSTYTDRLPEQINPRTGRIHTSYHQAVASTGRLSSSDPNLQNIPVRTAEGRRIRQAFVAPAGYKLLAADYSQIELRIMAHLSRDEGLLNAFRNNLDVHTATAAEVFKVELADVTSDQRRSAKAINFGLIYGMGAQKLGKDIGVDTKQAKAYIDTYFARYPGVREYMDRTRAQAADQGYVETIFGRRLYLPEINSNKPQERAGAERTAINAPMQGTAADIIKKAMVAVDNWLQSSGLDARVILQVHDELVLEVREDLVDQVREEIRGYMSGAATLDVPLLVEVGVGNNWDEAH from the coding sequence ATGAGCCAAGCCCCCCTCGTCCTGGTGGACGGATCGTCCTACCTGTACCGCGCCTTCCACGCACTGCCACCGCTGACCACCTCCAGAGGCATGCCGACCGGCGCGGTCAAGGGCGTGCTGAACATGCTCAAGAGCCTGCGTAAACAGTACCCGCACAGCCCGTTCGCCGTGGTGTTCGACGCCAAGGGCGGCACCTTCCGCGATGAAATGTATGCCGAGTACAAAGCCAACCGCCCAAGCATGCCGGACGACATGCGTGTGCAGATCGAGCCCCTGCATGCCAGCGTGATCGCCCTGGGTTTCCCCCTGTTGTGCGTCGAAGGCGTGGAGGCCGACGACGTGATCGGCACCCTGGCCCGCAGCAGCTCGGCGGCGGCCCGGCCAGTGGTGATTTCCACCGGTGACAAGGACATGGCGCAGTTGGTGGATGGGCACATTACGCTGGTCAACACCATGTCCGGTAGCAGCATGGATGTTGAAGGCGTAAAGGAGAAATTCGGTGTCGCTCCCGAGCAGATCATTGATTACCTGGCGTTGATGGGCGACTCCTCCGATAACATTCCTGGCGTTCCGGGCATTGGTCCGAAAACCGCCTCCGGCCTGCTGGTGGGCGTCAACGGTGGCCTCAAGGAGCTGTACGAGCAGCTCGACATTGTGCCGACCCTGCCGATCCGGGGAGCCAAGACCCTGCCGGCCAAGCTCGAAGAGCACAAGGAAATGGCCTTCCTTTCCTATCAGTTGGCCACCATCAAGATCGACGTGCCGCTGGACGTGGGGCTGGATGACCTGCACCTGCGCGAGCCGGACCGCGAGAAGTTGATGGAGCTCTACAGCTTGATGGAGTTCAAGAGCTGGATCGACGAACTGGGGCGCGATGCCAAGCGCGTCGAGCTCGATACCGCCGCGACTGCCTTGACACTGGAGTCCCCGGCCCAGGCCGAGCAGGCGCCGCTGGAGCTGCAATACGAAACCATCCTCGACCAGGGGCGCTTCGATGCCTGGCTGGACAAGCTCAAGGGCGCCAAGCTGATCGCCTTCGATACCGAGACCACGGGCATCGATGCGCAGCAGGCGCAACTGGTGGGCTTGTCCTTCTCGGTCAAGGCTGGGGAGGCGGCCTACGTTCCCCTGACTCATTCCTACATGGGCGCGCCGGAGCAGCTGGACCGCGACACCGTGTTGCTGGCCCTGAAGCCGTTGCTGGAGGACCCCAAGCTGCTCAAGGTCGGCCAGCATGCCAAGTTCGACATGAACATCCTGGCCAACTGCGCCATCGGTGGCGACCAGGCCAATGGCATCACCATGCGCGGCGTGGCCTTCGACACCATGCTCGAATCCTATGTGCTCAACTCCACCGCAACCCGCCACGACATGGACAGCCTGGCGCAGAAGTACCTGGACCACAGCACCGTGAGCTTCCAGGACATCGCCGGCAAGGGCGCCAAGCAACTGACCTTCGACCAGATTCCGCTGGAGCAGGCGGGGCCCTACGCCGCCGAGGACGCTGACGTGACCCTGCGTCTGCACCAGGCTCTGTTCGAGAAGCTGACCGCGATCCCGAGCCTGGCCAGCGTGCTGACCGACATCGAGATGCCATTGGTACCGGTGCTGGCGCGTATCGAGCGCCAGGGTGCGCTGGTGGACGACAAACTGCTGGGCGTGCAGAGCATCGAGCTGGGCGACAAGATGGTGGCCCTGGAGCGCGAGGCCTTCGAGATTGCCGGCGAGGAATTCAATCTGGGCTCGCCCAAGCAGTTGGGCAGCATTCTCTACGACAAGCTGGGCCTGCCGGTGCTGAAGAAGACCGCCAAGGGCCAGCCGTCGACCGCCGAAGAGGTGCTGGCCAAGCTGGCCGAAGACGATTACCCACTGCCCCGGGTGCTGATGCAGTACCGCTCCATGAGCAAACTCAAGAGCACCTACACCGACCGCCTGCCGGAGCAGATCAACCCGCGCACGGGGCGGATCCACACCTCCTATCACCAGGCGGTGGCCTCTACCGGGCGCTTGTCCTCCAGCGACCCGAACCTGCAGAACATTCCGGTGCGCACGGCCGAGGGCCGGCGAATTCGCCAGGCTTTCGTCGCCCCGGCTGGCTACAAGCTGCTGGCGGCGGACTACTCGCAGATCGAGCTGCGGATCATGGCTCACCTGTCCCGGGACGAAGGGCTGCTCAATGCCTTTCGCAACAACCTGGACGTGCACACGGCCACCGCGGCCGAGGTGTTCAAGGTCGAGCTTGCGGATGTCACGTCCGATCAGCGGCGCAGTGCCAAGGCCATCAACTTCGGCCTGATCTACGGCATGGGCGCGCAAAAGCTGGGCAAGGACATCGGCGTCGATACCAAGCAGGCCAAGGCCTATATCGATACCTACTTCGCCCGCTATCCCGGGGTGCGTGAATACATGGACCGTACCCGCGCCCAGGCGGCCGACCAGGGGTACGTCGAAACCATCTTCGGTCGCCGCCTGTACCTGCCGGAGATCAACTCCAACAAGCCCCAGGAGCGGGCCGGCGCCGAACGCACCGCGATCAACGCACCGATGCAGGGCACTGCGGCGGACATCATCAAGAAGGCCATGGTGGCGGTGGACAACTGGCTGCAGTCCTCGGGGCTGGATGCCCGGGTGATTCTCCAGGTGCACGACGAACTGGTGCTGGAAGTGCGCGAGGACCTGGTCGACCAGGTGCGCGAAGAGATCCGCGGCTACATGAGCGGCGCGGCGACTCTGGATGTACCGCTATTGGTCGAAGTCGGGGTGGGAAACAATTGGGATGAGGCCCATTAA
- a CDS encoding DUF2782 domain-containing protein, whose amino-acid sequence MRTLNRLLLASLIALSPVAVIAAEDAPSADPEVTIRTEGDKTIQEYRQNGFLYAIKVTPKGGKPYFLVRADGSDGNFIRSDQPDMLIPSWKIFEW is encoded by the coding sequence ATGCGCACACTAAATCGCTTGCTGCTGGCCAGCCTGATTGCACTCTCTCCCGTGGCAGTGATCGCCGCAGAAGATGCTCCATCGGCAGACCCGGAAGTGACCATTCGCACGGAAGGTGACAAGACCATCCAGGAATACCGGCAAAATGGCTTCCTGTATGCCATCAAGGTCACACCCAAGGGTGGCAAACCCTATTTCCTGGTGCGCGCTGATGGCTCCGACGGCAATTTCATCCGTTCGGATCAGCCGGATATGCTGATCCCTTCGTGGAAAATCTTCGAGTGGTAA